A window of Streptomyces sp. Je 1-332 genomic DNA:
CCGCCGACCACCGATGTCGCGTCTACCGCACGGCCGACGCGGGCAAGAGCTGGGAGCCGCTCAGCGCGGGCCTCCCGACGGGCGACCACTACGGCACGGTGCTGCGCGACGCGATGTGCAGCGACGGCCAGGACCCGGCAGGCATCTACTTCGGCAACCGCAACGGCGAGGTGTACGCCTCGGCGGACGACGGGGACAGCTGGCGGGAGTTGGCCTCCCACCTGCCCGACGTACTGTGCGTCAGGGCGGCGGCCATCGGTTGATCGACGCCCCCTGTACGGCAGTAGGGTGACGCCGTGGCACCACGACCCTTGCATGAAATCGTCGAAGCGGGCTGGGCGAAGGCCCTCGAACCCGTCGCCGGGAAGATCACCGAGATGGGAGGCTTCCTGCGCTCGGAGATCGCCGCGGGACGCGCCTACCTCCCGTCCGGGCCGAACGTTTTGCGCGCGTTCCAGCAGCCCTTCGACGAGGTGCGGGTGCTGATCGTCGGCCAGGATCCCTACCCCACCCCGGGGCACGCGGTGGGTCTGTCGTTCTCGGTCGCGCCCGAGGTGCGCCCGCTGCCCGGCAGCCTCATCAACATCTACCGCGAGCTGGGCTCCGACCTGGGGCTCCCGCAGCCGTCGAGCGGTGACCTCACGCCGTGGACGCAGCAGGGCGTCCTGCTGCTCAACAAGGCGCTCACCACTGCCCCGGGGCGTCCTGCCGCGCACCGGGGCAAGGGCTGGGAAGAGGTCACCGAGCAGGCCATCAAGGCGCTCGCGGCACGCGGGCGGCCCCTGGTCTCCATCCTGTGGGGGCGTGACGCGCGCAATCTGCGGCCGCTGCTCGGCCCGCTGCCCTCGGTCGAGTCCTCGCACCCGTCGCCCATGTCGGCGGACCGCGGCTTCTTCGGCTCGCGGCCCTTCAGCCGGGCCAACGACCTGCTGGTCCAGCAGGGCGGGCAGCCGGTGGACTGGCGGCTTCCGTGACGGACGCCCCGTGTTTCCTCGGGGTCGACTCGGGCGGCTCCGGGATGCGGGTCGCCATCGGCGGCCTCGGCGGCGGCGCGGACAGCCGGCTCTCGGTGAGCTCGAAGGAGCCGGTGCGTACGGGGGCGCGCGGCATCGACGCCGCGCACTTCACGGAGCAACTGCTGCCCATGGCACGGGAGTTGCTGGCGCGGGCGGGCGGCGCGGGGCGGCTGGCCACCGTCTCCGTCGGCGCGGCGGGCATGGCGACCCTCGGTGACGACCTGCGCGACCGGCTGCCGGCCGCGCTCCACGAGGCTCTGGGCGTACGGCGCCTCGCGCTCGCCGCGGACGCCGTCACCGCGTACGTGGGCGCGCTCGGCGTCCGCCCCGGCGCGGTCGTCGCCGCGGGCACCGGCATGATCGCGATCGGCACGGACCTGACCGCCTGGCACCGCGCCGATGGCTGGGGGCATCTCCTGGGCGACAGCGGTGGTGGCGCGTGGATCGGCCGCGCGGGCCTCGATGCGGCGATGCGGGCGTTCGACGGCAGGCACGGCGGCTCGAAGGCGCTGCTCGCCCGCGCCGAAGAGCTCTTCGGCCCCGCGCAGGAGCTCCCCGGGCAGCTCTATCCCCGTACGGACCGGCCCGCGATGCTCGCCTCGTTCGCGCCCGAAGTGGCACGCTGCGCCCCCGATGACCCGGTGGCCGACGCGATCCTGCGGGACGCGGCCCGGCACATCGTCGAAGCCGCGGCGGCGGTCTGCCCGGCCCCCGACGCGACGAGCCAGGGCGAGCGGCCCGAAGCCGCCCTGACCGGGGGCCTGTTCAAGATGGGCGAGGCGCTACTGCGTCCGGTGCGCGCGGAGCTGGCGGAACACCTGCCGCACGTGCGCCTGGCGACCGCCGCCGGTGACCCGCTGGACGGCGCCGTGCGCATCGCCGCCGACATCGCCTCGGACCGGCTGCGGCTGCCGCTCGACCCGCGCATGCTCACCGTGCACCTTCGGGACGGCAGTTGACCACACCGGAATATGACAGTCGAGCTTTACGTAACTCATAAGACAAAACTGGACTTATACCGCCCACCTGCACCCTCCCCGAACAGCGAAGCCTCCCGGACCAGTAGCATGCGGGGCCATGAGCTCCCCCACCGGGCCCGCATCAGGCCTGCCCGTACGAATGCCGCGACCCCGCCAGCCCGGTCGGCACCGCCGCCCGGAGCCCGTGGCGGCTCCCGAGAACGCGCCCGCGCTCGTTCTCGCCGTACCGGGCGTACCCAGCAGCGCCACGCGCAGCCTCGCCGAAGAGGTCGTGAGCATCGCCCGCTCCGAGCTGCCCGGCCTCGACGCCCGCATCGGGTACCTCGACGGGACCGAGGACGCCACGACCACCTCGTTCCCGGAGTTCCCCTCGCTGCACTCCGTGCTCGCGCGCGCCGCCACCGAGCGCACCGCGCGTTTCGAGCAGGCGCGCGCCGCGGGGGCGGACGTCGCCGAGCCGGACGGCCCTGTCGCCGTCGTGGTGCCCCTCCTCGCGGGCCCCGACAACGCGCTGATGCGGCGCGTGCGTCAGGCCGTGATGGACAGCCGCGCTCCCGCCGAGCTGACCGACGTCCTCGGCCCGCACCCGCTGCTCGCCGAGGGGCTGCACGTCCGCCTTTCGGAGGCCGGTCTGGCCCGCGCCGACCGCGCACGCCTGTTCACGGTGGCCACCGCGGCAGACGGCATCGTCCTCGCCACGGTCGGCGGCGAGGAGGCCGTGCAGGCCGCCGGGATCACCGGCATGCTGCTCGCGGCCCGCCTCGCGGTGCCGGTGATGGCCGCCGCGCTCGACCAGGACGGTGCCATCGCGAACACCGCCGACGAGCTGCGCGGATCGGGTTCCACGCAGCTGGCGCTCGCCCCGTACCTGATCGGTCCCGAGATCGACGGCAGCCTGCTCGACGCCGCCGCCAAGGAGGCCGGCTGCTCGGTCGCGGAGTCGCTCGGCGCCTACCCCGCGATCGGCAAGCTCGCCCTGTCCCAGTACACGTCGGCGCTCGGGATCGCCCCGCAGCAGCCGTCGGGCGCGCCGGTCCACTGACCGCGCCGCGCCGGCAGACCTGATGCCGTCACGCCGATGGGCCCGCCCCCTGGTGCAGGGGGCGGGCCCATCGGCGTACGCGAGGCGCAGATGGGTCAGTTGAAGATCACGCACGAGGCGGCAGGAGCCTCGATCGAGCCCGCGCGCCGCGGAATGCCGGTCTCGGGGTCCACGCTGAACCAGGTCACGTCGCCCGAGCGCTCATTTGCCGCGTACAGGAACCGGCCCGACGGGTCGATGGCCAGGTCACGCGGCCAGTGGCCGCCGCACGGCACGGTGGCGGTGAGCCGCGGCCGCGTCCCCGCCTCGTCGATGGCGAGCACCGAGAT
This region includes:
- a CDS encoding BadF/BadG/BcrA/BcrD ATPase family protein, whose protein sequence is MTDAPCFLGVDSGGSGMRVAIGGLGGGADSRLSVSSKEPVRTGARGIDAAHFTEQLLPMARELLARAGGAGRLATVSVGAAGMATLGDDLRDRLPAALHEALGVRRLALAADAVTAYVGALGVRPGAVVAAGTGMIAIGTDLTAWHRADGWGHLLGDSGGGAWIGRAGLDAAMRAFDGRHGGSKALLARAEELFGPAQELPGQLYPRTDRPAMLASFAPEVARCAPDDPVADAILRDAARHIVEAAAAVCPAPDATSQGERPEAALTGGLFKMGEALLRPVRAELAEHLPHVRLATAAGDPLDGAVRIAADIASDRLRLPLDPRMLTVHLRDGS
- a CDS encoding uracil-DNA glycosylase codes for the protein MAPRPLHEIVEAGWAKALEPVAGKITEMGGFLRSEIAAGRAYLPSGPNVLRAFQQPFDEVRVLIVGQDPYPTPGHAVGLSFSVAPEVRPLPGSLINIYRELGSDLGLPQPSSGDLTPWTQQGVLLLNKALTTAPGRPAAHRGKGWEEVTEQAIKALAARGRPLVSILWGRDARNLRPLLGPLPSVESSHPSPMSADRGFFGSRPFSRANDLLVQQGGQPVDWRLP